From one Azospirillum sp. TSH100 genomic stretch:
- a CDS encoding amidohydrolase family protein, whose translation MTPAAPPTRLPTRPPLDLLLTGVTAITGDPMLGIIEDAAIGIRDGRIAHLAPLSAGLPAAERTLHRSGRLVTPGFVNAHLHAVLVMVRGVAADLGFAPSYTPGVPKGTDATPEEARALARLGVAEALLSGSTLVCDHFVHAEATLEAVAELGLRVHAGWRVHDVDFARVPQGEWRFDAGIGEDLLRRTLDLHDRWHGALDGRIAVQMAAHAPDTCSPGFLRTLAAEASARGMRVNTHLAQSRVEVERVRASTGLSPAALLEETGMLNDRLLATHCLHVDDDDITRLAHAGAHAVHVPKCNAASGRLAPTPALKAAGVNLALCTDTQHGDMVETMRWALAIARIGRGGVTADWQPADVFRMATLGGAEAVGMADRIGALTVGKCADLVVFDSRRPHLRPQINPLGTLVHTGQGRDVEMVMVDGEILVEDGRLLRADLERICIEADEAARALWARA comes from the coding sequence CCGGCGTCACCGCCATCACCGGCGACCCGATGCTGGGCATCATCGAGGACGCCGCCATCGGCATCCGCGACGGCCGGATCGCCCATCTGGCTCCGCTCTCCGCCGGGTTGCCGGCGGCCGAGCGCACGCTGCACCGTTCCGGCCGGCTGGTGACGCCGGGCTTCGTCAACGCCCACCTCCATGCGGTGCTGGTGATGGTGCGCGGCGTCGCCGCCGACCTCGGCTTCGCCCCGTCCTACACCCCCGGCGTTCCCAAGGGGACCGACGCCACGCCGGAGGAGGCGCGGGCGCTCGCCCGGCTCGGCGTGGCCGAGGCGCTGCTGTCCGGCTCCACCCTGGTCTGCGACCATTTCGTCCATGCCGAGGCGACGCTGGAGGCCGTCGCCGAGCTGGGGCTGCGGGTCCATGCCGGCTGGCGGGTGCATGACGTGGATTTCGCCCGCGTGCCGCAAGGGGAATGGCGCTTCGATGCCGGGATCGGCGAGGATCTGCTGCGCCGGACGCTCGACCTGCACGACCGCTGGCACGGGGCTCTGGATGGGCGCATCGCGGTGCAGATGGCCGCCCATGCGCCGGACACCTGTTCCCCCGGCTTCCTGCGGACACTTGCCGCCGAGGCGTCGGCCCGCGGCATGCGCGTCAACACCCATCTGGCACAGAGCCGGGTGGAGGTGGAGCGCGTCCGCGCCTCCACCGGCCTCTCTCCCGCGGCCCTGCTGGAAGAAACCGGGATGCTGAACGACCGGCTTCTCGCCACCCATTGCCTCCATGTCGATGACGACGACATCACCCGGCTGGCCCATGCCGGCGCCCATGCGGTGCATGTGCCCAAATGCAACGCCGCATCCGGCAGACTCGCGCCGACCCCAGCCCTGAAGGCGGCGGGGGTCAATCTGGCGCTGTGCACCGACACCCAGCATGGCGACATGGTGGAGACAATGCGCTGGGCGCTCGCCATCGCCCGCATCGGCCGCGGCGGCGTCACCGCCGACTGGCAGCCGGCAGACGTCTTCCGCATGGCGACGCTGGGCGGGGCCGAGGCCGTCGGCATGGCCGACCGGATCGGCGCACTGACCGTCGGCAAATGCGCCGATCTGGTGGTGTTCGACAGCCGCCGTCCGCACCTGCGCCCGCAGATCAACCCGCTCGGCACGCTGGTCCACACCGGCCAGGGCCGCGACGTGGAGATGGTGATGGTCGATGGCGAAATCCTGGTCGAGGACGGCCGCCTGCTGCGCGCCGACCTGGAGCGGATCTGCATCGAGGCCGACGAGGCCGCCCGCGCGCTGTGGGCGCGGGCCTGA
- a CDS encoding aspartate/glutamate racemase family protein — protein MSMPDLTKRVLLGMLTPSSNTVLEPVTSAMLSGLPEVSAHFGRFTVKEISLRAAALDQFTDAPFLDAARLLADAKLNVIGWNGTSAGWLGFDADERLCSTIAAETGIPACTSMLALNEILETTGRKRFAIVSPYLDEIQERMVANYNAAGFEVVAERHLNDRGNFSFSEITEERIERMCAEVAAAKPEAIAIICTNMRGAPVAERVEKALGIPVYDTVSTVVWKALRMTGVDTRRVEGWGSLFRELHG, from the coding sequence ATGAGCATGCCCGACCTGACCAAGCGCGTCCTCCTGGGGATGCTGACCCCGTCCTCCAACACGGTTCTCGAACCGGTGACCTCCGCCATGCTGAGCGGGCTGCCGGAGGTGTCGGCCCATTTCGGCCGCTTCACCGTCAAGGAGATCTCGCTGCGCGCCGCGGCGCTGGACCAGTTCACCGATGCGCCCTTCCTCGACGCCGCCCGCCTGCTGGCCGACGCGAAATTGAACGTGATCGGCTGGAACGGCACCTCGGCCGGCTGGCTCGGCTTCGATGCCGACGAGCGGCTGTGCAGCACCATCGCGGCGGAGACCGGCATCCCGGCCTGCACCTCCATGCTGGCGCTGAACGAGATTCTGGAGACGACGGGCCGCAAGCGCTTCGCCATCGTCAGCCCCTATCTCGACGAAATCCAGGAGCGGATGGTCGCCAACTACAATGCCGCCGGCTTTGAAGTCGTGGCGGAGCGCCATCTGAACGACCGCGGCAACTTCTCCTTCTCCGAGATCACCGAGGAGCGGATCGAGCGCATGTGCGCCGAAGTGGCGGCGGCAAAGCCGGAGGCCATCGCCATCATCTGCACCAACATGCGCGGCGCCCCGGTGGCCGAGCGGGTGGAAAAGGCGCTGGGCATCCCCGTCTACGACACCGTGTCCACCGTGGTGTGGAAGGCGCTGCGCATGACCGGCGTCGACACCCGCCGTGTCGAGGGCTGGGGCAGCCTGTTCCGGGAACTGCACGGCTGA
- the hydA gene encoding dihydropyrimidinase, whose amino-acid sequence MEFDLVIRNGTVATASDVFKADVGVRGGTIAALGAGLAPGGEEIDAAGLLVLPGGVDGHVHFDQPTGDGSVMADDFLTGTRSAAFGGTTTVLPFACQEKGRSLREAVDDYHRRAAGKPVIDYAFHLIVTDPTEQVLGQELPALIREGYTSFKIYMTYDALKLNDRQILEVLDIARSEGAMVMMHAENADCIAWLTEKLERAGQTAPFFHGVSRPRVAEREATHRAISLAELVDVPILIVHVSGADAVEQIRWAQGRGLRIYAETCPQYLFLTADDLGGDGFDGAKCICSPPPRDAANQAVIWDGLTGGTFQVFSSDHAPFHFDGPGGKKVHGEQAPFRCVPNGIPGVETRLPLLFSAGVMTGRMELTKFVELTATNPARMYGLHPRKGTIAVGADADIALWDPSRRVTVTNAMLHHNVDYTPYEGMEVTGWPVATISRGAVVCRDGALLARPGRGRFLPCGLPAPARPKSAPAPVLPF is encoded by the coding sequence ATGGAATTCGATCTGGTCATCCGCAACGGCACGGTCGCCACCGCGTCGGACGTGTTCAAGGCCGATGTCGGCGTGCGCGGCGGGACGATCGCCGCGCTGGGCGCCGGCCTCGCCCCCGGAGGTGAGGAGATCGACGCGGCCGGGCTGCTGGTCCTGCCCGGCGGCGTCGACGGACATGTCCATTTCGACCAGCCGACCGGCGACGGTTCGGTGATGGCCGACGATTTCCTGACCGGCACCCGCTCCGCCGCATTCGGTGGCACCACCACGGTGCTTCCCTTCGCCTGCCAGGAGAAGGGCCGGTCGCTGCGCGAGGCGGTGGACGACTATCACCGGCGCGCGGCCGGCAAGCCGGTCATCGACTACGCCTTCCACCTGATCGTCACCGATCCGACCGAACAGGTTCTGGGGCAGGAGTTGCCGGCGCTGATCCGCGAGGGTTACACGTCCTTCAAGATCTACATGACCTATGACGCGCTGAAGCTGAACGACCGCCAGATCCTGGAGGTTCTGGACATCGCCCGCAGCGAGGGCGCCATGGTGATGATGCATGCGGAGAACGCCGACTGCATCGCCTGGCTGACCGAAAAGCTTGAACGCGCCGGGCAGACGGCGCCCTTCTTCCATGGCGTCTCCCGCCCGCGCGTCGCGGAGCGCGAGGCCACCCACCGCGCCATCTCGCTGGCCGAACTGGTCGACGTGCCGATCCTGATCGTCCATGTCTCCGGCGCCGACGCGGTGGAGCAGATCCGCTGGGCCCAGGGGCGCGGCCTGCGGATCTATGCCGAGACCTGTCCGCAATATCTGTTCCTCACCGCCGACGATCTGGGCGGCGATGGCTTCGACGGAGCCAAGTGCATCTGCTCCCCACCGCCGCGCGATGCCGCCAATCAGGCCGTCATCTGGGACGGGTTGACCGGCGGCACCTTCCAGGTCTTCTCATCCGACCATGCGCCGTTCCATTTCGATGGTCCGGGCGGCAAGAAGGTCCATGGCGAACAGGCGCCCTTCCGCTGCGTGCCGAACGGCATTCCGGGGGTGGAGACGCGCCTGCCGCTGCTGTTCTCCGCCGGCGTGATGACCGGGCGGATGGAGCTGACCAAGTTCGTGGAGCTGACCGCCACCAACCCGGCCCGCATGTACGGGCTGCATCCGCGCAAGGGCACCATCGCGGTCGGGGCCGACGCCGACATCGCCCTGTGGGACCCGAGCCGGCGGGTGACCGTCACCAACGCCATGCTGCACCACAATGTGGACTACACCCCCTATGAGGGAATGGAGGTCACCGGCTGGCCGGTGGCGACGATCTCGCGCGGGGCGGTGGTGTGCCGCGACGGCGCGCTTCTGGCCCGGCCCGGCCGCGGCCGGTTCCTGCCCTGCGGCCTGCCGGCCCCCGCCCGTCCCAAGAGCGCCCCGGCGCCGGTCCTGCCGTTCTGA
- a CDS encoding GntR family transcriptional regulator: MSMDNDVPRDASETEAAPRRRRTVPPPPLAEMAVERLRAMIIYGELPPSARLIEPELSEKLGISRTPLREALKLLAADGLVMLRPNRNAIVAPLNADELIHLFEAEGCIESFAARLAAERMTAADLRRLRSFQDRIEALQGAGVLEEYFSINQKIHRLIVSGAKNPALVDAHDRLLGRLARARYFALGAQGRWKESVLEHREILAAMEARDGETAQRLFMHHVGRTGEVVAAACASPRARRAV, translated from the coding sequence ATGAGCATGGACAACGACGTTCCCAGAGACGCCTCCGAAACCGAAGCTGCGCCCCGCCGCCGCCGTACGGTGCCGCCGCCGCCGCTGGCGGAGATGGCGGTGGAACGCCTGCGCGCCATGATCATCTATGGCGAACTGCCGCCGTCGGCCCGCCTGATCGAGCCGGAGCTGAGCGAGAAGCTCGGCATTTCCCGCACGCCCCTGCGCGAGGCGCTGAAGCTGCTGGCGGCCGACGGGCTGGTGATGCTGCGTCCGAACCGCAACGCCATCGTTGCCCCGCTCAACGCCGACGAACTGATCCACCTGTTCGAGGCCGAGGGCTGCATCGAGAGCTTCGCCGCGAGGCTGGCCGCCGAACGCATGACCGCCGCCGACCTGCGCCGTCTGCGCAGCTTCCAGGACAGGATCGAAGCGTTGCAGGGGGCCGGGGTGCTTGAGGAGTATTTCTCCATCAACCAGAAGATCCACCGGCTGATCGTGTCCGGCGCCAAGAATCCGGCATTGGTGGATGCACATGACCGGCTGCTCGGCCGGCTGGCGCGGGCACGCTATTTCGCGCTGGGCGCCCAGGGCCGCTGGAAGGAGTCGGTGCTGGAACACCGCGAGATCCTGGCGGCGATGGAGGCCCGCGACGGCGAGACCGCCCAGCGCCTGTTCATGCACCATGTCGGCCGCACCGGCGAGGTGGTGGCCGCCGCCTGCGCCTCGCCCAGGGCACGGCGGGCGGTGTAA
- a CDS encoding amidase, whose translation MTNPPRARAIAEAVRTGRSGARAETEAALARIATGNPALNAFVSVDEAKALAEADAIDRRLAAGEKPLLAGVPVAVKDTIWVAGRRVTQGSRLFADFRAPADAIAVERLRAAGAVIVGMANSSEFACKGVTTNPLFGPTRHPQDPTLTPGGSSGGPAVAVAGGLVPLALGTDAGGSSRRPPAHVGAVGFKPSLGAIPYGPGFTEPFTGIAVMAPIAADVADAALMFEALCGPDPRDPESVAVAPADTRPPEGLTIAYSPRFGLDAPVDEDVRRAVESAVDALERVGGRIVRRDPAWPAGVTETALMPLQHAGLAALHGDAFRRDPTLFDPDIAVQIERGLTLTGAEVAAAQLLGVEVARALAAFFTDADLLIGPTTPCVAWPLDRLGPETIGGQAVPPRAHAVFTPLFNHAKVPAISLPCGIGRDGLPVGMQVVAPRGRDRRVLRFAAHIETVLAAGGQGHPG comes from the coding sequence ATGACCAATCCTCCGCGTGCGCGCGCCATTGCCGAAGCCGTGCGCACCGGCCGCAGCGGCGCCCGCGCCGAAACAGAAGCGGCGCTGGCCCGCATCGCCACCGGCAATCCGGCGCTGAACGCCTTCGTCTCCGTCGATGAGGCCAAGGCACTGGCCGAGGCGGATGCCATCGACCGCCGGCTGGCCGCCGGAGAAAAGCCGTTGCTGGCCGGTGTCCCGGTCGCGGTCAAGGACACCATCTGGGTCGCCGGCCGCCGCGTCACCCAAGGGTCGCGCCTGTTCGCGGACTTCCGGGCTCCGGCTGACGCCATCGCGGTGGAGCGCCTGCGCGCGGCCGGTGCCGTCATCGTCGGGATGGCCAACAGCTCCGAATTCGCCTGCAAGGGCGTCACCACCAACCCGCTGTTCGGGCCGACGCGCCATCCGCAGGATCCGACCCTGACCCCCGGTGGGTCGAGCGGCGGGCCTGCCGTGGCGGTGGCGGGCGGGCTGGTGCCGCTGGCGCTCGGCACCGATGCCGGCGGGTCGAGCCGCCGCCCGCCCGCCCATGTCGGTGCGGTCGGGTTCAAGCCGTCCCTCGGCGCCATCCCCTACGGCCCCGGCTTCACCGAACCCTTCACCGGCATCGCCGTGATGGCCCCGATCGCCGCCGATGTCGCCGATGCGGCGCTGATGTTCGAGGCGCTGTGCGGTCCCGATCCGCGCGATCCCGAGTCCGTCGCCGTCGCCCCTGCGGACACCCGACCGCCCGAAGGCCTGACCATCGCCTACAGCCCCCGCTTCGGCCTGGATGCACCGGTCGACGAGGATGTGCGGCGGGCCGTCGAAAGCGCGGTGGACGCGCTGGAACGGGTGGGGGGGCGCATCGTCCGGCGCGATCCGGCTTGGCCGGCCGGGGTGACGGAAACGGCGCTGATGCCCTTGCAGCATGCCGGGCTGGCCGCCCTCCACGGCGACGCCTTCCGCCGCGACCCGACGCTGTTCGATCCCGACATCGCCGTGCAGATCGAACGCGGCCTGACCCTGACGGGGGCGGAGGTCGCGGCGGCGCAGTTGCTGGGGGTGGAGGTCGCACGCGCGCTCGCCGCCTTCTTCACCGACGCGGACCTGCTGATTGGCCCGACGACGCCCTGCGTTGCCTGGCCGCTGGACCGGCTGGGTCCGGAGACCATCGGAGGGCAGGCGGTGCCGCCGCGGGCCCATGCCGTCTTCACCCCGCTGTTCAATCACGCCAAGGTTCCGGCGATCAGCCTGCCCTGCGGCATCGGCCGTGACGGGCTGCCCGTCGGGATGCAGGTTGTCGCCCCACGCGGGCGGGACCGCCGGGTGCTGCGTTTCGCCGCCCATATTGAAACGGTGCTCGCCGCCGGCGGGCAAGGACACCCCGGATGA